The Deltaproteobacteria bacterium genome includes a region encoding these proteins:
- a CDS encoding BON domain-containing protein — translation MRAIYSNFIVVATAALLVLSVPAQASRIDDRIESTAKRSYVYRTYLQGDDIKIKSRDGIVTLTGTVSEESHKSLAQETVEDLPGVKIVDNRLEVKGERPTENSDAWLRMKVKTILYLHSSLNNANVEVTVKDGIVALQGNAFDQAQKELMTEYAKDVQGVQSVNNEMTVTQASVKKRTFGEKIDDASITAQVKITLLYHYSTSALNTKVETKRGLITLYGKAGNAAEKDLVTKLANDVTGVKGVRNLMTIK, via the coding sequence ATGAGAGCAATATATTCCAATTTTATAGTGGTGGCAACGGCGGCTCTGCTTGTGCTCAGCGTGCCTGCGCAAGCGTCCAGAATAGATGACCGTATCGAATCAACCGCCAAACGGTCTTATGTTTACAGGACCTACCTCCAGGGTGACGATATCAAAATCAAGTCCAGGGACGGCATTGTTACCTTGACGGGAACTGTCTCTGAAGAATCCCACAAATCATTGGCGCAGGAGACCGTAGAAGACCTTCCCGGTGTCAAGATTGTGGACAACAGATTGGAAGTCAAAGGTGAACGTCCCACTGAAAACTCGGATGCGTGGCTAAGGATGAAAGTAAAAACAATACTTTATCTCCACAGCAGTTTGAACAACGCGAATGTTGAGGTTACCGTGAAAGACGGCATCGTGGCATTGCAAGGCAATGCTTTCGACCAGGCACAAAAGGAATTAATGACTGAATACGCAAAAGATGTTCAAGGAGTGCAATCCGTCAATAATGAGATGACCGTAACACAGGCCTCGGTGAAAAAGCGGACGTTTGGCGAAAAGATTGATGACGCTTCCATCACTGCCCAGGTCAAGATAACACTGCTCTATCACTACTCGACCAGTGCCCTCAATACCAAAGTTGAGACGAAGCGTGGATTAATCACCTTATATGGTAAGGCCGGGAACGCAGCCGAAAAGGACTTGGTAACCAAGCTTGCTAACGACGTAACCGGTGTCAAGGGTGTACGGAACCTCATGACCATCAAGTAG